In Equus quagga isolate Etosha38 chromosome 14, UCLA_HA_Equagga_1.0, whole genome shotgun sequence, one DNA window encodes the following:
- the UBQLN3 gene encoding ubiquilin-3: protein MAKSGKALPQGNPALVQDPHLIKVTVKTPKDKEDFSVTDTCTIQQLKEEISQRFKAHPDQLVLIFAGKILKDPDSLAQCGVRDGLTVHLVIKMQRHAMGTECPAASVPTPAPSPGSLPQRSSINLADGPHTFSLSVLTGLSGLDLAPGSFPDQASSLMWQQVSVPEFVAQIIDDPFIQGLLSNTGLVRQLVLDNPHMQQLIQHNPEIGHILNNPEIMRQTLEFLRNPAMMQEMMRSQDRALSNLESIPGGYNVLRTMYRDIMDPMLNAVQEQFGGNPFATTTTANATTSSRQPSRMENCDPLPNPWASTCEGPGGRQGRQPGDQDVSEIRNRVPNILGNIRLYDYLQQLYETPQSLGTYLQGTASSLNPSQEPPPPRNQVPPAPPSSQEPKPGQTLPKESVTIKGKSSCPAFLRYPTESSTRQDGGQDGAGNNSTGHNTSMPDLVSGLLGAANRVPFFPSPPSSMATTSGIPEHAWLPPPAYQRSLRPAGMNQAPQLQDEMHQQLPLLLHLQAAMANPRAMKALLQIEQGLQVLATEAPHLLLWFMPCLAGLGIIAGGTELREGALMPEVPPSATAPEVPSVQDSMELGFHCIPFLQTLQALASANLQQLQPETHFRVQLEQLRAMGFLNPEANLQALIATGGDVDAAVEKLRQLYQP from the coding sequence ATGGCCAAAAGTGGAAAGGCCCTGCCACAGGGCAACCCAGCACTGGTTCAGGATCCCCACCTCATCAAGGTGACAGTGAAGACACCCAAAGACAAGGAGGATTTCTCAGTTACAGACACTTGTACCATCCAGCAGCTGAAGGAAGAGATATCCCAGCGCTTTAAGGCCCACCCTGATCAGCTGGTCCTAATCTTTGCTGGCAAAATCCTCAAGGACCCTGACTCGCTAGCACAGTGTGGAGTGCGAGATGGCCTCACTGTCCACCTGGTCATCAAGATGCAGCGCCACGCCATGGGCACTGAGTGCCCAGCTGCTTCAGTCCCTACCCcagccccaagccctggatcacTCCCTCAGCGAAGCTCCATTAATCTAGCAGATGGGCCACATACTTTTAGCTTAAGTGTCCTCACAGGTCTCAGTGGGCTGGACCTGGCCCCTGGCAGTTTCCCTGACCAGGCAAGCTCACTGATGTGGCAGCAGGTATCTGTGCCTGAGTTTGTGGCTCAGATCATTGACGACCCCTTCATCCAGGGTCTGCTGTCCAACACAGGCCTGGTACGGCAGCTGGTTCTTGATAATCCCCATATGCAGCAGCTGATCCAGCACAATCCTGAGATTGGGCATATTCTCAATAACCCTGAAATCATGCGGCAGACACTGGAGTTTCTACGCAACCCTGCCATGATGCAAGAGATGATGCGTAGCCAGGACCGGGCGCTCAGTAACCTGGAGAGCATCCCTGGTGGCTACAATGTGCTTCGTACAATGTACAGAGATATTATGGACCCAATGCTAAACGCAGTACAGGAGCAGTTTGGTGGCAATCCCTTTGCTACTACCACTACTGCTAATGCTACCACCAGCAGCAGACAACCTTCAAGGATGGAGAATTGTGACCCTCTTCCCAACCCCTGGGCTTCCACATGTGAAGGCCCCGGTGGCAGGcaaggcaggcagcctggggacCAGGATGTATCAGAAATTAGAAACAGGGTTCCTAACATTCTGGGTAACATACGGCTCTATGACTACCTCCAGCAATTATATGAGACCCCCCAGTCCCTGGGAACCTACCTGCAGGGGACTGCTTCCTCTCTCAACCCAAGCCaagaaccaccaccaccaagaaaCCAAGTTCCCCCAGCTCCACCCTCATCCCAGGAACCTAAGCCAGGCCAGACTCTCCCCAAGGAGTCAGTAACAATCAAGGGAAAGTCTTCCTGCCCAGCATTCCTGAGATACCCCACAGAGAGCAGTACCAGACAAGATGGAGGCCAAGATGGTGCAGGGAACAACTCCACTGGCCACAACACCAGCATGCCTGATCTTGTCTCAGGGCTACTGGGTGCTGCCAACAGGGTCCCATTTTTTCCTTCACCACCTTCCTCCATGGCAACCACCTCTGGAATCCCTGAGCATGCCTGGCTGCCACCACCAGCTTATCAAAGATCTCTGAGGCCAGCCGGAATGAATCAGGCCCCACAGTTGCAGGATGAGATGCACCAgcagctgccactgctgctgcatCTCCAGGCAGCCATGGCAAACCCTCGTGCCATGAAGGCCCTGCTACAAATTGAGCAGGGTTTGCAGGTCCTGGCTACTGAAGCACCTCACCTCCTACTGTGGTTCATGCCTTGCCTGGCAGGCCTGGGAATTATAGCAGGAGGTACAGAGCTTAGAGAGGGTGCCCTTATGCCTGAGGTCCCTCCCTCAGCCACAGCTCCTGAGGTCCCCTCAGTACAGGACTCCATGGAGCTAGGCTTCCATTGTATTCCCTTCCTTCAGACGTTGCAAGCCCTAGCTAGTGCCAATCTCCAGCAGCTGCAGCCCGAGACTCACTTCCGAGTTCAGCTAGAGCAACTTCGAGCCATGGGCTTTCTGAATCCTGAAGCCAATCTCCAGGCCCTCATTGCCACGGGGGGCGACGTGGACGCTGCTGTGGAGAAGCTGAGGCAGTTGTATCAGCCCTAG